A genomic window from Camelina sativa cultivar DH55 chromosome 2, Cs, whole genome shotgun sequence includes:
- the LOC104743777 gene encoding LOW QUALITY PROTEIN: esterase C25G4.2-like (The sequence of the model RefSeq protein was modified relative to this genomic sequence to represent the inferred CDS: deleted 2 bases in 1 codon), with product MLGDKDKSKPDKEVSACPMLGRSCSCFQTVGGLRTGLRLKITAMTPESHRKPKNPRILCLHGFRTSGRILRAIITDKWPDTILRNLDLDFLDAPFPATGKSDVERLFDPPYYEWYQAKKGFKEYRNFEECLAYIEDYMIKNGPFDGLLGFSQGAFLTAALPGMQEQGTALTKVPKVKFLVIISGAKIPGLIFGVPKAAVNAFSSPVRCPSLHFIGERDFLKTAGEALIQSFVEPVVIRHQSAHTIPKLDTKAKETVLSFFQRIRQILSDDSGPVRSLM from the exons ATGCTCGGGGACAAGGATAAGTCGAAACCTGACAAA GAGGTTAGTGCTTGTCCGATGTTAGGACGCTCGTGTTCTTGTTTCCAAACAGTCGGTGGACTCCGAACGGGATTACGGTTAAAGATAACGGCGATGACGCCGGAAAGTCACCGGAAACCGAAGAACCCTAGAATCCTATGTCTCCACGGGTTCAGAACCAGCGGTCGGATTCTCCGTGCGATTATTACAGATAAATGGCCGGACACAATTCTCCGGAATCTCGATCTTGATTTCCTTGACGCTCCTTTTCCGGCCACCGGAAAATCAGACGTCGAACGTCTCTTTGATCCACCGTATTACGAGTGGTACCAGGCTAAAAAG GGATTTAAGGAATACAGGAATTTTGAAGAGTGTTTGGCTTATATAGAGGACTACATGATAAAGAATGGTCCTTTTGATGGTCTTCTTGGTTTTTCtcag GGAGCTTTTCTAACTGCGGCTCTGCCCGGAATGCAGGAACAG GGAACGGCTCTAACTAAGGTGCCAAAAGTCAAGTTTTTAGTGATAATATCCGGAGCAAAAATTCCAGGGTTGATCTTTGGGGTGCCTAAAGCTGCTGTTAATGCATTCTCATCTCCAGTTCGTTGCCCTTCACTCCACTTTATTG gtgaGAGGGATTTCCTGAAGACAGCAGGTGAAGCTCTTATACAATCATTTGTAGAGCCAGTGGTGATCCGTCATCAAAGTGCACACACGATACCGAAACTTG ATACTAAAGCTAAGGAGACGGTGTTGAGCTTCTTCCAGAGGATTAGGCAGATACTTTCTGATGACTCAGGTCCTGTAAGAAGCTTGATGTGA
- the LOC104743785 gene encoding classical arabinogalactan protein 7-like, with protein MNSKIIEAFFIVALFATSCLAQAPAPTPTTTVTSTPPPVATPPPAATPSPATTPPPAATPAPTATPPSTAPSASDVPTASPPAPEGPGVSPGDLAPTPSDAAAPPPNAAFSNKAFVVGTAFAAVVYAVVLA; from the coding sequence atgaaTTCGAAGATCATCGAAGCTTTCTTCATCGTTGCTCTCTTCGCTACCTCATGTTTAGCTCAAGCTCCAGCTCCTACTCCCACAACCACCGTCACTTCTACACCTCCTCCCGTCGCTACACCACCACCGGCAGCAACTCCCTCTCCAGCCACAACTCCTCCACCTGCCGCGACTCCTGCACCAACCGCTACTCCTCCGTCTACTGCTCCTTCTGCGTCTGATGTCCCCACAGCTTCTCCACCTGCACCAGAAGGTCCCGGAGTTAGTCCCGGAGATCTCGCCCCGACCCCTTCTGacgctgccgctcctccgcccaACGCTGCTTTCTCCAACAAAGCTTTCGTCGTTGGTACCGCTTTTGCTGCAGTTGTTTACGCCGTCGTTTTGGCTTAg
- the LOC109129845 gene encoding protein DETOXIFICATION 27-like isoform X1 — MSQPFVSVWHKSMESWLFSLSMVQQTLLRLKRKRKGLAMRGGGGEEGSELSVALLKSSHTAEEDGGELKTRVWVETTKLWQIVGPAIFSRITSYSTLVITQAFAGHLGDLELAAISIVNSVIVGFNFGLLLGMASALETLCGQAFGAKKYHMLGIYMQRSWIVLFFIPIYAL, encoded by the exons ATGAGTCAACCATTCGTATCAG TTTGGCATAAGAGCATGGAATCATGGTTGTTTTCGTTGAGTATGGTTCAACAAACTCTTCTCAGACTG aaaagaaaaagaaaaggattagCGATGAGAGGTGGCGGCGGAGAAGAAGGATCGGAGTTGAGTGTTGCACTGTTGAAAAGTTCTCATACGGCGGAGGAAGACGGTGGAGAACTGAAGACTAGGGTTTGGGTTGAGACAACAAAGCTATGGCAAATCGTTGGTCCAGCCATATTCAGTCGAATAACGTCGTACTCGACGCTTGTCATCACTCAAGCTTTCGCTGGTCATCTTGGCGATCTCGAACTAGCCGCCATCTCCATCGTTAATAGCGTCATCGTTGGCTTCAACTTTGGTCTCTTG CTTGGAATGGCGAGCGCGTTGGAAACGCTGTGTGGGCAAGCGTTTGGAGCAAAGAAGTATCACATGTTGGGAATCTATATGCAGCGTTCTTGGattgttctcttcttcattcctATTTATGCATTATGA
- the LOC109129845 gene encoding protein DETOXIFICATION 27-like isoform X2 has translation MQKRKRKGLAMRGGGGEEGSELSVALLKSSHTAEEDGGELKTRVWVETTKLWQIVGPAIFSRITSYSTLVITQAFAGHLGDLELAAISIVNSVIVGFNFGLLLGMASALETLCGQAFGAKKYHMLGIYMQRSWIVLFFIPIYAL, from the exons ATGCAG aaaagaaaaagaaaaggattagCGATGAGAGGTGGCGGCGGAGAAGAAGGATCGGAGTTGAGTGTTGCACTGTTGAAAAGTTCTCATACGGCGGAGGAAGACGGTGGAGAACTGAAGACTAGGGTTTGGGTTGAGACAACAAAGCTATGGCAAATCGTTGGTCCAGCCATATTCAGTCGAATAACGTCGTACTCGACGCTTGTCATCACTCAAGCTTTCGCTGGTCATCTTGGCGATCTCGAACTAGCCGCCATCTCCATCGTTAATAGCGTCATCGTTGGCTTCAACTTTGGTCTCTTG CTTGGAATGGCGAGCGCGTTGGAAACGCTGTGTGGGCAAGCGTTTGGAGCAAAGAAGTATCACATGTTGGGAATCTATATGCAGCGTTCTTGGattgttctcttcttcattcctATTTATGCATTATGA
- the LOC104743799 gene encoding protein DETOXIFICATION 27-like: MSQPFVSVWHKSMESWLFSLSMVQQTLLRLKRKRKGLAMRGGGGEEGSELSVALLKSSHTAEEDGGELKTRVWVETTKLWQIVGPAIFSRITSYSTLVITQAFAGHLGDLELAAISIVNSVIVGFNFGLLLGMASALETLCGQAFGAKKYYMLGIYMQRSWIVLFFCCVLLLPTYIFTTPVLKFLGQPDDIAELSGVVAHWVIPLHFAFTLSFPLQRFLQCQLKNQVTAYAAGIALVVHFLVCWLFVDGLKLGAVGTMATINISWWVNVLILLVYSTCGGCPLTWTGFSSEAFTGLWEFLKLSASSGVMLCLENWYYRILIIMTGNLENARIAVDSLSICMTINGWEMMIPLAFFAGTGVRVANELGAGNGKGARFATIVSVTQSLMIGLFFWVIIMLLHNQIAWIFSSSVAVLDAVNKLSLLLAFTVLLNSIQPVLSGVAVGSGWQSYVAYINLGCYYCVGVPLGFLMGWGFKFGVMGIWAGMIFGGTFVQTMILGYITMRCDWEKEALKASARVNKWSNAIK; the protein is encoded by the exons ATGAGTCAACCATTCGTATCAG TTTGGCATAAGAGCATGGAATCATGGTTGTTTTCGTTGAGTATGGTTCAACAAACTCTTCTCAGACTG aaaagaaaaagaaaaggattagCGATGAGAGGTGGCGGCGGAGAAGAAGGATCGGAGTTGAGTGTTGCACTGTTGAAAAGTTCTCATACGGCGGAGGAAGACGGTGGAGAACTGAAGACTAGGGTTTGGGTTGAGACAACAAAGCTATGGCAAATCGTTGGTCCAGCCATATTCAGTCGAATAACGTCGTACTCGACGCTTGTCATCACTCAAGCTTTCGCTGGTCATCTTGGCGATCTCGAACTAGCCGCCATCTCCATCGTTAATAGCGTCATCGTTGGCTTCAACTTTGGTCTCTTG CTTGGAATGGCGAGCGCGTTGGAAACGCTGTGTGGGCAAGCGTTTGGAGCAAAGAAGTATTACATGTTGGGAATCTATATGCAGCGTTCTTGgattgttctcttcttctgttgtgTCTTATTGTTACCGACTTATATTTTCACAACTCCGGTTCTCAAATTTCTTGGCCAACCGGACGATATCGCTGAGCTTTCCGGTGTTGTCGCCCACTGGGTCATCCCTCTTCACTTCGCCTTTACTTTGTCTTTCCCGCTTCAACGTTTCCTCCAGTGCCAGCTTAAAAATCAG GTGACTGCGTATGCGGCAGGGATTGCATTGGTTGTTCATTTTTTAGTGTGTTGGTTGTTCGTGGACGGACTAAAACTAGGAGCCGTAGGGACTATGGCTACGATTAATATCTCCTGGTGGGTTAACGTTCTGATTCTATTAGTATACTCCACTTGTGGTGGCTGTCCACTTACTTGGACCGGGTTCTCTTCCGAAGCCTTCACTGGACTTTGGGAATTCCTTAAACTCTCTGCCTCGTCCGGCGTCATGCTTTG TTTGGAGAATTGGTATTATCGGATTTTGATTATAATGACTGGCAATCTTGAGAATGCTCGAATAGCTGTTGACTCCTTGTCCATATG CATGACGATAAATGGTTGGGAAATGATGATTCCTCTCGCTTTCTTCGCCGGAACCGG TGTACGTGTGGCAAACGAATTAGGAGCTGGTAATGGGAAAGGAGCAAGATTCGCCACGATTGTATCAGTAACACAATCGTTAATGATCGGATTATTTTTCTGGGTGATAATAATGCTTCTCCATAACCAAATCGCTTGGATCTTTTCTTCAAGTGTGGCCGTCTTGGACGCCGTTAATAAACTCTCACTTCTCTTAGCTTTCACCGTTCTTCTCAACAGCATCCAACCGGTTCTCTCCG GTGTCGCGGTTGGATCGGGTTGGCAATCCTACGTTGCATATATAAACTTGGGATGTTACTACTGCGTTGGTGTTCCACTTGGGTTTCTGATGGGATGGGGTTTTAAATTCGGCGTCATG GGAATTTGGGCTGGTATGATTTTTGGAGGAACTTTTGTTCAGACAATGATCTTAGGTTATATCACAATGAGATGCGATTGGGAGAAAGAG GCGCTGAAAGCAAGTGCTCGTGTTAACAAATGGTCCAACGCAATAAAATGA
- the LOC104743823 gene encoding putative clathrin assembly protein At5g65370 produces the protein MGILTTLGGKLKDQASQMKVNVVHLCASENTKTINEAILKATSHTSQNPPSDKYVTFLQSTADTCYGPGTVAAILQRLRLTTDVCVAAKCLILLHKMIKSEYVYNGEDSVRGSTNNSHRTLIYNQGGSNLKLNDLNVGSSRFTRELSLWVCWYKEYLDCYFSIAEALGVTPNIKDRSEDKRLETRRVSSYTTDCIFKQVDFLVNLFECISNRPIAPKSKLNKIVVEMIELMVQDYLSVIRLMKIRFEELNERVVKPYELVPVLERLEMCKEDLREFSWRSKYLIEDFWCLISKLKDM, from the exons aTGGGCATATTGACAACCTTGGGAGGCAAATTGAAAGACCAAGCCTCGCAAATGAAAGTCAACGTGGTTCATCTGTGTGCCTCCGAGAATACAAAAACCATCAACGAAGCTATCTTGAAAGCCACGTCTCACACTTCACAGAACCCACCCTCAGACAAATACGTCACTTTCCTCCAATCCACTGCTGACACGTGTTATGGTCCTGGTACCGTCGCTGCGATCCTGCAGAGGCTTCGTTTGACAACGGACGTGTGTGTGGCTGCTAAATGTCTCATTCTTCTCCATAAGATGATTAAATCGGAATATGTGTACAATGGAGAAGATAGTGTTCGTGGCAGTACTAATAATAGTCATCGCACTTTGATCTATAATCAAGGAGGGAGTAACCTCAAATTGAATGACCTTAATGTAGGTTCATCTCGTTTTACTAGAGAGTTGTCTCTATGGGTTTGTTG GTACAAAGAATATCTAGATTGTTACTTTTCAATTGCGGAGGCTTTAGGCGTTACCCCAAACATAAAGGATAGGTCGGAAGATAAGCGTCTAGAAACTCGACGAGTCTCGTCTTACACAACCGATTGCATTTTTAAACAAGTTGATTTTTTAGTGAATCTATTCGAATGTATAAGTAACAGGCCAATAGCTCCGAAATCGAAACTCAACAAAATCGTTGTCGAAATGATAGAATTAATGGTACAAGACTACTTATCCGTCATAAGATTGATGAAGATAAGGTTTGAAGAATTGAATGAGAGAGTTGTTAAACCGTACGAGTTGGTTCCGGTTTTGGAGAGGCTCGAAATGTGCAAAGAAGATTTGAGGGAGTTTTCTTGGCGAAGCAAGTATTTGATTGAAGACTTTTGGTGTTTGATATCGAAATTAAAAGATATGTAA
- the LOC104743829 gene encoding uncharacterized protein LOC104743829, with the protein MSDPYESVKGGRLAFKGGDLATRKSIEKKKKQKKNKEKLEDGAQGELKMAPDAAGEDIYSIDAAKKKKYDDLFPVEAKKFGYILIADRETALIL; encoded by the coding sequence ATGTCAGATCCTTACGAGAGCGTGAAAGGTGGAAGACTAGCGTTCAAAGGAGGTGATCTAGCCACAAGGAAATcgatcgagaagaagaagaagcagaagaagaacaaggagaagCTCGAAGACGGTGCTCAGGGGGAACTAAAGATGGCTCCAGACGCTGCTGGAGAAGATATTTACTCAATTGATGccgcgaagaagaagaaatacgATGACCTTTTTCCTGTGGAGGCGAAGAAGTTCGGTTACATTCTCATAGCGGATAGAGAAACCGCACTCATTCTATAG
- the LOC104743835 gene encoding histone H3.2 yields the protein MARTKQTARKSTGGKAPRKQLATKAARKSAPATGGVKKPHRFRPGTVALREIRKYQKSTELLIRKLPFQRLVREIAQDFKTDLRFQSSAVAALQEAAEAYLVGLFEDTNLCAIHAKRVTIMPKDIQLARRIRGERA from the coding sequence ATGGCTCGTACAAAGCAGACGGCAAGGAAATCCACCGGAGGAAAAGCACCAAGGAAGCAACTGGCGACAAAAGCGGCGAGGAAATCAGCACCGGCGACCGGAGGAGTGAAGAAGCCACACAGATTCCGTCCCGGAACAGTCGCGCTAAGAGAAATCAGGAAGTACCAGAAGAGCACTGAGCTTCTGATCCGCAAACTTCCGTTCCAGCGTCTGGTTCGTGAGATCGCTCAGGATTTCAAAACGGATCTGCGTTTCCAGAGCAGCGCCGTCGCGGCTCTCCAGGAAGCGGCTGAGGCTTATCTCGTTGGTTTGTTTGAAGACACTAACCTCTGCGCGATTCACGCTAAGAGAGTTACTATCATGCCTAAGGATATCCAGCTGGCGAGGAGAATCAGAGGCGAGAGAGCttaa
- the LOC104743844 gene encoding protein MIZU-KUSSEI 1-like, translating into MSFTTNPHRRRLASTTTSATVAVDCHQQVRSWRLLRTIVQLLLPSCYCTIVDPSDIQEDKSSHRHIKPRTSSASSTTTNSTFTGTIFGFRRGKVNFCIQATNSKTLNPIIVLLELTVPTKVLAREMRGGVLRIALESNNDDGYVSHEDFSSTSLLTTPLWNMFCNGRKVGFAIKREPSKAELAALKVLTPVAEGAGVVNGEEINRDKSDHMMYLRASFKRVFGSFDSESFHLVDPRGIIGQELSIFFFRSSKK; encoded by the coding sequence atgtcTTTCACCACAAACCCACATCGTCGCCGCCTCGCCTCAACCACCACAAGCGCAACGGTAGCTGTAGACTGCCATCAACAAGTTCGTTCATGGCGGCTCCTTCGCACCATCGTCCAACTTCTCCTCCCATCTTGTTACTGTACAATCGTAGATCCAAGTGATATTCAAGAAGACAAATCATCTCACCGACATATCAAACCAAGAACCTCTTCCGCTTCCTCAACCACCACAAACTCCACTTTTACCGGAACAATATTCGGTTTTCGCCGTGGCAAAGTAAACTTCTGCATCCAAGCAACAaactccaaaaccctaaacccaatcATTGTCCTCTTAGAGTTAACCGTCCCTACCAAGGTATTAGCTCGTGAAATGCGAGGAGGCGTGCTAAGAATCGCTCTCGAATCAAACAATGATGACGGATATGTTTCACATGAagatttttcttctacttcacTTCTTACAACACCTTTATGGAACATGTTTTGCAACGGTCGGAAAGTCGGATTCGCCATCAAACGGGAGCCTTCAAAAGCCGAGCTAGCCGCGTTGAAGGTCCTTACTCCGGTGGCCGAAGGAGCCGGAGTTGTTAACGGAGAAGAGATTAACCGAGATAAAAGTGATCATATGATGTACTTAAGAGCGAGTTTCAAACGAGTGTTTGGATCGTTTGATTCTGAATCTTTTCATCTCGTCGACCCACGTGGGATTATCGGACAAGAActaagtatcttcttctttagatcgtcaaaaaaatga